Proteins from one Syntrophaceae bacterium genomic window:
- a CDS encoding DUF2889 domain-containing protein — protein sequence MRQKERIHSRNITVDCYETPDGNLFVEASLTDERYVPFFLYTANRVHDPGVIHGMIARMTLSVPDLTILDADADMHTVPIEECTEVRDSIRRLVGMRIRAGFTNEVKQMLGKKAGCQHLTNLIMTMSSGAVQGLWTIMSRLREEESPLKQHLDPELLLDSCWLWRSDGPLAERLRMAHEQEEEKAKTAPRTER from the coding sequence ATGAGGCAGAAGGAACGTATCCATTCGAGAAACATCACTGTCGACTGTTACGAAACGCCGGATGGAAACCTCTTTGTGGAGGCATCCCTGACGGACGAGCGGTATGTCCCGTTTTTTCTCTACACAGCCAACCGGGTTCATGACCCGGGGGTCATTCACGGCATGATTGCAAGAATGACCTTGAGCGTTCCGGACTTGACGATTCTTGATGCCGATGCGGACATGCACACTGTTCCTATCGAAGAATGCACCGAGGTCCGGGATTCCATCCGCCGGCTCGTAGGTATGCGGATACGGGCCGGTTTCACAAATGAAGTGAAACAAATGCTTGGCAAGAAGGCCGGCTGCCAGCACCTGACAAACCTGATCATGACGATGAGTTCAGGAGCGGTCCAGGGTCTTTGGACCATCATGAGTCGCTTGCGGGAGGAGGAATCTCCTTTGAAACAACATCTGGATCCCGAACTCCTTCTCGACAGCTGCTGGTTATGGAGGAGTGACGGCCCGCTGGCGGAACGGCTTCGCATGGCGCATGAACAGGAAGAAGAAAAGGCAAAAACGGCTCCACGGACGGAACGATGA
- a CDS encoding glycosyltransferase family 2 protein, with amino-acid sequence MRAILVSIVIGFNYFVGFYFGLVNAVYSVLLAIALVMILRHIRRIRYAPFRDLENRSEMPPVAILIPARNERNVIIRTIESARSLIYPWTEIIVINDGSTDDTLKTIISHYSMRRIDPLYRDIIKTRPVKGFYYTSEIPNLIVVDKENGGKSDALNCGINICKSPYICTLDADSVFEPESLIRLVTPLVQSTVPVIASGGVVRVLNGVKRENGVVKQIELPRGNSLAIFQIVEYLRSFLFGRVGLDALNCNLILSGAFSLFQKAAVITVGGFQLGNVTEDMELVVRLHKHYSLKGDPYVIRFVSDPICWTEVPETLKMLGRQRRRWHLGMIQSIWQHKSTIFNPRYGRLGMFAMPYNVFIEMVSPIIEFLGYIIVIISYILGMINYDFFMLFLFLAIGYGIFLSTTGIFLEELTYRRYPKWSDLFIMLAYGALENFGYRQINSFWRFSAFFQFLFGRGQWETVRHRGDKKNTAKTSA; translated from the coding sequence ATGAGAGCAATCCTTGTTTCAATCGTTATTGGTTTCAACTACTTCGTCGGTTTTTACTTCGGGTTGGTCAATGCGGTTTATTCCGTTCTCCTGGCCATAGCCCTGGTTATGATTCTCAGGCATATCCGCCGCATTCGCTATGCTCCTTTCCGGGACCTTGAAAATCGCTCTGAGATGCCCCCTGTGGCGATTTTGATCCCGGCCAGGAACGAACGCAATGTGATCATTCGAACAATCGAGTCTGCGCGTTCCCTCATTTATCCCTGGACGGAGATTATCGTTATTAACGACGGTTCCACGGATGATACTCTAAAAACCATTATTTCGCACTATTCGATGCGCAGGATCGATCCTTTGTACAGAGATATCATCAAGACCAGGCCGGTCAAGGGTTTTTATTACACCAGCGAAATTCCGAACCTGATCGTCGTGGACAAGGAAAATGGCGGCAAGTCTGACGCCCTCAATTGCGGAATCAATATCTGCAAGAGTCCGTACATATGTACTCTTGATGCTGATTCCGTCTTTGAACCTGAATCGCTGATCCGTCTTGTAACACCTCTTGTTCAGAGTACAGTTCCGGTGATTGCCTCCGGTGGTGTTGTCCGCGTGCTCAATGGAGTCAAGCGTGAGAATGGGGTTGTAAAACAGATCGAGTTACCAAGAGGCAACTCGCTCGCAATTTTCCAGATTGTAGAATATTTAAGAAGTTTCCTCTTCGGCCGGGTCGGTCTGGATGCATTAAACTGCAATCTGATCCTGTCGGGTGCTTTTTCCCTCTTTCAAAAGGCTGCAGTTATCACTGTCGGCGGTTTTCAATTGGGAAATGTGACGGAGGACATGGAGCTTGTTGTCCGCCTGCATAAGCATTATAGCCTCAAGGGGGATCCCTATGTCATTCGCTTTGTTTCCGATCCGATCTGCTGGACGGAAGTTCCTGAAACCTTGAAAATGCTGGGCAGACAGAGGCGCAGATGGCATCTTGGAATGATCCAGAGCATTTGGCAGCACAAGTCGACGATTTTTAATCCAAGATATGGCAGGCTTGGGATGTTTGCGATGCCTTACAACGTTTTTATTGAAATGGTGAGCCCTATCATCGAATTTCTTGGGTACATCATTGTCATCATCTCCTATATCCTGGGTATGATCAATTACGATTTCTTCATGCTCTTCTTGTTTCTGGCTATCGGGTACGGCATATTTCTGTCGACGACCGGTATCTTTCTTGAGGAGTTAACCTACCGCCGTTATCCCAAATGGAGTGACCTCTTCATCATGCTCGCTTACGGAGCATTGGAAAATTTTGGCTATCGGCAGATCAATTCCTTCTGGCGGTTTTCGGCATTTTTCCAATTTCTCTTTGGAAGAGGGCAATGGGAAACGGTGCGGCATCGGGGAGATAAAAAAAATACCGCTAAGACGTCTGCTTAA
- a CDS encoding PaaI family thioesterase → MMEREGARKLPNVENHNCFGCGPANEHGLRMQFYSDDASIISWVTVPEHLCGWSNLVHGGVISTLLDEIMGRSVIYMLRMLGLTRSMSLDFLRPVFIGTEIKVQGRILEVRNGREATVEGIITNGGGEVCARATGTFALFSPEKIRKLGIAADDVLEWFEHHILNGVTSGQRFS, encoded by the coding sequence ATGATGGAAAGGGAAGGGGCCAGAAAGCTTCCAAACGTAGAAAACCACAACTGCTTTGGATGCGGACCGGCGAACGAGCACGGTCTCAGGATGCAATTTTACAGCGATGATGCATCCATCATTTCCTGGGTAACGGTCCCGGAGCACCTGTGCGGCTGGAGCAATCTGGTCCATGGAGGCGTTATATCCACGCTCCTCGATGAAATCATGGGCAGATCAGTGATTTACATGCTCAGGATGTTGGGGCTGACCCGCTCGATGTCCCTCGATTTCCTCCGGCCGGTGTTTATTGGAACGGAGATCAAGGTACAGGGCCGCATCCTGGAAGTGAGGAACGGACGGGAAGCCACCGTCGAAGGGATTATCACCAATGGAGGAGGCGAGGTCTGCGCAAGAGCCACGGGAACATTCGCGCTCTTTTCACCCGAAAAGATCCGCAAACTGGGAATTGCCGCGGATGACGTACTGGAGTGGTTCGAGCATCACATTCTGAATGGCGTAACTTCCGGGCAGAGGTTTTCGTGA
- a CDS encoding glycoside hydrolase family 16 protein codes for MKWNLFFPTVAIFLIITLLLGCSFLEDLGKLISFKKEKHWELIWSDEFNGDSINLSNWNFDVGGNGWGNKELQYYTKGSNVRVSNGNLIIEARNEKFGIHDYTSARIKTQGKHSWQYGKIEARIKLPYGQGLWPAFWMLGENIETVGHPDCGEIDIMEMVGSNEGEENATIWSSLHWADHEKEGSNKTKSLKYSFKNSDGDWFSDDYHIFGIQWSADYIQYYVDNHVFKTVTLSTRKNDGQEAFRKPFFIILNLAVGGEWPNSPDKGTDWPQQMVVDWVRVYQSRSDGNAK; via the coding sequence ATGAAATGGAATCTTTTTTTTCCCACGGTAGCAATATTTCTGATTATAACTCTTCTGCTCGGCTGTTCTTTTCTCGAAGATCTTGGAAAGTTGATAAGCTTCAAAAAGGAAAAACATTGGGAGTTAATATGGAGTGATGAGTTCAATGGAGACAGCATCAACTTGTCAAACTGGAACTTCGATGTGGGAGGAAACGGCTGGGGAAACAAAGAGCTTCAATATTACACAAAAGGCTCAAATGTCAGGGTGTCGAACGGCAATCTTATTATAGAGGCACGCAATGAAAAGTTCGGTATACATGATTATACTTCTGCACGAATAAAGACTCAAGGGAAACATTCCTGGCAATATGGAAAGATCGAAGCAAGAATCAAACTTCCTTATGGACAGGGACTATGGCCTGCATTTTGGATGCTGGGAGAGAACATTGAAACCGTAGGCCATCCGGATTGCGGGGAAATCGACATAATGGAGATGGTCGGCAGTAATGAGGGCGAAGAAAATGCGACCATATGGAGCAGCCTGCACTGGGCCGATCACGAAAAAGAAGGATCAAACAAGACAAAAAGCCTGAAATATTCATTTAAGAATAGCGATGGAGATTGGTTCAGCGACGATTATCATATCTTCGGCATTCAGTGGTCTGCAGATTATATTCAATATTATGTCGATAACCATGTTTTCAAAACAGTAACACTATCCACAAGGAAAAACGACGGCCAGGAGGCGTTCAGAAAACCGTTCTTTATCATCCTCAATCTTGCGGTCGGCGGAGAGTGGCCCAATTCACCGGACAAAGGTACGGATTGGCCTCAACAGATGGTGGTGGATTGGGTCAGAGTATACCAGTCGAGGTCCGATGGCAATGCAAAGTGA
- a CDS encoding tetratricopeptide repeat protein yields MKKVSLFLLASLLCCLSTAFAADEIADFNKRLAASKDNVEKANVLMDLGDYYSRTDKYDLAADAYLRALPDIRNSLTEDRWLQTAVNISLGGKLEGSIAELRLLLKRYPKNLKAKTQLAKVLHWSGNHDAALAEAESVLAVQADNRDALFIKAESLRFKGDSDGAIAIYQALLKGGDDFDTRLGLAYSYFNKEDYANAKKLISGLKPTYTYQGNDLKSLQLEIEKIESAKKAAVDAVGDKAYNLKLEGDALADREKFNEAAVKYEQALSISKGFSTADRLRMAQVISWAGKNKLARHLLEEIVSKEPGNVEARVNLIRVLTWSGELDAAIHHADVILAADPGNRDARLGKANALRIRGFFRKADEYYYSLLKQGEDFDVRAGLTNGFIASGRKTATDESLALIKTQYPYQENDLASLRKDRNWAFRPQLYTGILFYYDNDDNRVTTASAGTQFWLGNWRTNIDYYHIRSQGEATAYNEDTGLPFPLNVGNRNDIIQLSTYSRMPWYGGLGGGVGLSDGRFFTWNARTDLDLFYGNIGVSIAKEAFTSSAELVEKNIRATAFTATITQSPTDRITLTGSYAFREYSDSNGSNDISASIAYQFLRDPSMSIGYRFRYLDFRRQSEGGYFDPNEYYAHSMFMNMSFYARPFYGNIGPYIGYQDFNRNSEDQSGMFGGVAGLLGYWITDKIALEATCEWGNSLAGSSAGTSAGSGWYYYATGLRLIFSF; encoded by the coding sequence ATGAAGAAAGTTTCTTTGTTTCTGCTTGCGAGTCTTCTGTGCTGTCTGTCAACTGCCTTCGCTGCCGATGAAATCGCCGATTTCAACAAGCGCCTTGCCGCATCCAAGGACAATGTCGAAAAAGCAAACGTACTTATGGATCTTGGTGATTATTATTCCAGAACAGATAAATATGACTTGGCTGCGGACGCATACTTGCGGGCATTGCCCGACATTCGCAACAGCTTGACGGAAGATCGATGGCTGCAGACAGCTGTCAATATTTCTTTGGGAGGAAAGCTTGAAGGCTCAATCGCGGAGTTGCGTTTGCTTCTGAAACGATATCCGAAGAATCTAAAAGCCAAAACACAGCTTGCAAAGGTTTTGCATTGGTCTGGAAACCACGATGCTGCCTTGGCTGAAGCAGAATCGGTACTTGCCGTTCAAGCTGATAACCGCGACGCCCTTTTTATCAAAGCTGAATCTCTCCGATTCAAGGGAGACTCGGATGGGGCCATTGCAATTTATCAGGCGCTTCTAAAGGGCGGTGATGATTTCGATACAAGGCTTGGTCTCGCATACTCATATTTTAATAAGGAAGATTATGCGAACGCAAAAAAACTGATATCCGGTCTGAAACCTACCTATACATATCAAGGAAATGATCTGAAAAGCTTACAGCTTGAGATTGAGAAGATAGAATCGGCTAAAAAAGCGGCCGTAGATGCCGTCGGTGACAAAGCCTATAACCTGAAACTTGAGGGTGACGCTCTGGCCGATAGGGAGAAATTCAACGAAGCGGCCGTAAAATATGAGCAGGCTCTTTCAATATCAAAGGGATTTTCAACAGCTGATCGTTTGAGGATGGCCCAAGTCATTTCCTGGGCGGGAAAAAACAAACTAGCTCGACATCTGCTTGAGGAGATCGTTTCCAAAGAACCGGGTAATGTTGAGGCCCGTGTAAATTTAATTCGTGTCCTTACATGGAGCGGTGAACTTGATGCCGCCATACACCATGCCGATGTAATTCTTGCGGCGGACCCGGGAAACCGTGACGCACGGCTTGGGAAAGCAAACGCTCTTCGCATTCGCGGCTTTTTTCGCAAGGCAGATGAATACTATTATTCCCTCTTGAAGCAGGGCGAAGATTTTGATGTAAGGGCCGGCCTTACAAACGGGTTTATTGCGTCTGGCAGGAAAACCGCCACAGACGAAAGTCTGGCGCTTATCAAAACGCAGTACCCTTATCAGGAAAATGATCTCGCTTCACTACGCAAGGATCGCAACTGGGCCTTCCGTCCTCAGCTCTATACAGGCATTCTGTTTTATTACGATAATGATGATAATCGTGTAACGACCGCATCAGCAGGTACGCAGTTCTGGCTCGGCAACTGGAGAACCAACATTGATTACTACCACATAAGGTCTCAGGGGGAAGCAACAGCATATAACGAGGATACGGGACTTCCGTTTCCTCTGAATGTCGGCAATCGAAATGACATTATCCAGCTCTCGACCTATTCAAGGATGCCTTGGTATGGCGGACTCGGGGGGGGCGTTGGTCTTTCGGACGGCCGCTTCTTCACCTGGAATGCAAGAACAGACTTGGATCTATTTTATGGCAACATAGGTGTTTCCATCGCAAAGGAAGCTTTTACTTCCTCTGCGGAACTGGTCGAAAAGAACATTCGTGCTACAGCTTTCACCGCCACGATCACCCAGAGTCCAACGGATCGTATCACCCTTACAGGAAGCTATGCTTTTCGCGAGTATTCTGACAGCAACGGCTCCAATGACATATCGGCTAGCATTGCCTACCAGTTCCTGAGAGATCCTTCTATGTCAATCGGTTATCGTTTTCGCTATTTGGACTTCCGGCGTCAGAGTGAAGGTGGATATTTCGATCCCAACGAATATTATGCTCATTCGATGTTCATGAACATGTCCTTTTATGCTCGTCCGTTTTACGGTAATATTGGTCCCTATATAGGATACCAAGATTTCAATCGCAATTCTGAGGATCAGAGCGGAATGTTCGGTGGTGTCGCAGGACTTCTTGGATACTGGATCACTGATAAAATCGCATTAGAAGCCACATGTGAATGGGGAAATTCACTGGCGGGCTCCAGTGCGGGCACCTCCGCCGGTTCTGGTTGGTATTACTATGCGACGGGTCTTAGACTCATTTTCTCGTTCTGA
- a CDS encoding 4Fe-4S binding protein, whose protein sequence is MPDGDVYRELSKKVGAEHSHIVPLIWKAVCSEDEARLVNSLPAEAEELAKRFDKTRPEMDNILHSLFLKGLVFEAFKDGRPIYRMPRHIIQFHDASTLWPEAPSELLDLWRRYTEEEYPQVPALLKAIQAPPFFRVIPIQEKIEPESHVLSYEDAGRIVESAELLAVTKCPCRMIMRKCDKPLEVCLQMNRGAEYAIKRGTGRRVDVAEAMAILRSAEEAGLVHLTENKAGIGTVICNCCRCCCVGLPYARKAETNSLLVPSRYRAVVEASSCTGCGICVDECPMDAISMDPEDLAAINKDICIGCGVCGHFCPTGAIGLTVARDRDFIPS, encoded by the coding sequence ATGCCTGACGGGGATGTCTACCGGGAACTGTCGAAGAAGGTCGGAGCGGAGCACTCCCACATTGTTCCCCTCATCTGGAAGGCCGTCTGTTCCGAGGATGAGGCCCGCCTGGTTAATTCTCTGCCGGCAGAGGCGGAGGAACTCGCGAAACGGTTCGATAAAACGCGCCCGGAAATGGATAACATCCTCCATTCTCTATTCCTAAAGGGACTCGTCTTCGAGGCCTTCAAAGACGGCCGGCCAATCTATCGCATGCCGCGGCACATCATCCAGTTTCACGATGCCTCGACCCTCTGGCCGGAAGCGCCGAGTGAACTGCTCGATCTCTGGCGCCGCTATACGGAGGAAGAGTATCCGCAGGTGCCGGCTCTACTTAAGGCAATCCAGGCCCCCCCGTTCTTCAGGGTGATCCCCATACAGGAGAAGATCGAACCCGAGAGCCATGTCCTTTCTTACGAGGATGCCGGCCGGATCGTTGAAAGTGCTGAACTGCTTGCAGTTACGAAGTGCCCGTGTCGGATGATCATGCGCAAGTGTGACAAGCCGCTGGAGGTATGTCTCCAGATGAACCGTGGGGCTGAATACGCCATCAAGCGTGGAACAGGCCGACGGGTCGATGTCGCAGAAGCGATGGCCATCCTCCGCAGCGCCGAGGAAGCCGGGCTGGTTCACCTGACCGAAAACAAGGCCGGCATTGGAACGGTGATCTGCAACTGCTGCCGATGCTGCTGTGTCGGCCTGCCCTACGCCCGAAAAGCGGAGACAAACAGCCTGCTTGTTCCCAGCCGATACCGGGCTGTTGTCGAGGCGTCGTCGTGCACGGGGTGTGGGATCTGTGTGGATGAATGTCCCATGGATGCCATATCCATGGATCCGGAAGACCTGGCAGCTATAAATAAGGACATTTGCATCGGATGCGGCGTCTGCGGCCATTTCTGCCCGACCGGGGCAATCGGCCTGACGGTCGCACGTGATCGGGACTTTATCCCTTCTTAG
- the vanZ gene encoding VanZ family protein → MNRTACRDRNIHYRFPVLLYMAFLFGLSSMPGPALYASSVPNLDKLFHFLAYAGLGIVLMRLFCSSPRAGIAHRALLLAVLTGTLYGLSDEWHQSFIPGRDSSLLDAVSDGLGCSMAALLYEPFRRRSMFRSGAITGPDGRNST, encoded by the coding sequence ATGAACCGGACTGCATGCCGGGATCGAAATATCCATTATCGATTTCCCGTTCTTCTTTACATGGCCTTTCTTTTTGGCCTCTCATCCATGCCCGGACCGGCGCTTTACGCTTCGTCCGTACCAAATCTCGACAAGCTCTTTCATTTTTTGGCCTATGCAGGTCTCGGCATCGTTCTGATGCGGCTGTTTTGCTCCTCGCCAAGAGCGGGAATCGCCCACAGGGCGCTACTCTTGGCCGTCCTCACGGGTACCCTTTATGGCCTCAGTGACGAGTGGCATCAGTCTTTCATCCCCGGTCGGGACAGTTCTCTACTTGACGCCGTTTCCGACGGACTTGGCTGCAGCATGGCCGCGTTACTTTACGAACCGTTCAGGCGCCGGTCCATGTTCCGAAGCGGGGCCATCACCGGGCCAGACGGAAGGAACTCTACATGA
- a CDS encoding HEAT repeat domain-containing protein, with protein MSDLRLILIVSILSVFSFILGFIIASVIRRLRNERRYSAIDQLRDRFRTKLAEIDSITAIDRFSVTQWQSAVRVGSVEWIALEDVIFEFAERKGQKAFARRLFTALGYTKYYQGRLSQRSPIDLSVAADKLGRIGDPSSLEPLSKLLDHPKSEVSTVAFRALCRLGKRDALQRLLNALPKLMKNQNVSSKTIQTSLLLFEPWASATLIEFAGKTGDPKILALLIETLIGFPAHKEMYDLAINLVSHSDPEVRGKALRLLAREENVSFSCDPSILQPLLSDPIWFVRLQAAKTIGRIKCGNFMEMLKKFALDEKWQVRDSAAFALSELGEASIDVFLELMETPDRYAKESICEEIQRSGYVLGLIGYLEDRESDRKDKAKRILQLMHQLGFSSPLRDAVEAESTSPHVRNEISSILNTGGAQ; from the coding sequence ATGAGCGACTTGAGGTTGATCCTGATCGTCTCTATTTTATCTGTATTCTCATTCATTCTTGGCTTCATTATCGCATCAGTTATCCGACGGCTCAGGAACGAACGACGCTATTCAGCCATAGATCAACTCAGGGATCGGTTCCGAACCAAACTGGCGGAAATCGACTCGATCACGGCGATAGACAGATTCTCGGTTACTCAATGGCAATCCGCCGTTCGCGTGGGTTCTGTCGAATGGATCGCTCTCGAAGACGTCATTTTTGAATTTGCCGAACGAAAAGGCCAGAAAGCTTTTGCCAGAAGGCTATTTACGGCGCTGGGTTATACAAAATATTACCAGGGCAGGCTGTCCCAGCGCTCCCCCATCGATTTATCGGTGGCCGCCGACAAGCTCGGTCGAATTGGTGATCCGTCTTCCCTGGAACCTCTGAGCAAACTTCTTGATCATCCCAAATCGGAAGTTTCCACTGTTGCATTCCGTGCTCTCTGTCGTCTCGGGAAGAGAGATGCGCTTCAAAGGCTGCTGAATGCTCTCCCGAAATTGATGAAAAATCAGAATGTATCGTCGAAAACCATCCAGACATCCCTTCTACTGTTTGAACCTTGGGCCAGTGCAACCCTCATAGAATTTGCAGGCAAAACAGGAGATCCCAAAATTCTTGCTCTGCTCATTGAAACGCTGATCGGGTTCCCGGCGCACAAAGAAATGTACGATCTGGCCATCAACTTGGTTTCTCACTCAGATCCGGAGGTTCGTGGGAAAGCGCTCCGGCTTTTGGCACGGGAAGAAAATGTATCTTTTTCCTGTGATCCGAGCATTCTTCAGCCCCTCCTCTCGGATCCGATCTGGTTTGTCCGTCTTCAGGCTGCGAAAACCATTGGCAGGATAAAGTGCGGTAATTTCATGGAAATGCTGAAGAAGTTCGCGCTTGACGAAAAGTGGCAGGTTCGGGATTCTGCGGCCTTCGCACTTTCCGAACTTGGTGAAGCGTCCATCGATGTTTTCCTTGAACTTATGGAGACACCGGACCGTTACGCGAAGGAAAGCATCTGCGAGGAAATTCAGCGAAGTGGTTATGTGCTGGGACTCATCGGTTATCTCGAAGACCGTGAAAGCGATAGGAAAGACAAGGCAAAACGAATTCTCCAATTGATGCATCAACTTGGTTTTTCGTCGCCGCTGCGCGATGCAGTAGAAGCAGAGTCCACTTCCCCTCATGTTCGCAATGAAATCAGCAGCATCTTAAATACTGGCGGTGCCCAATGA
- a CDS encoding polysaccharide deacetylase family protein — protein sequence MMSLMTAACADFLPMGRLIEPKYAASTKVPILMYHDISYDSHDEYTVTPSMFAAQMEWLYSNGYQTVAFSEIDRLIKGEFRKPIIITFDDGYASYGSYAFPFMQRYKFKATINAIGNSVGSYVTYGKNRPALSWDEYRYYVNTGLLEVGCHTFALHEYGYQSKWREFEDKLPGDLKTFQKIYTEKLGKPAQVIAWPYGFYTPGSIEIAKQAGFKYILGSENAFMTFPLQTPGEAPFSISDLPVISRIVILKTADISSLSRILEKQA from the coding sequence ATGATGTCGCTGATGACAGCAGCCTGCGCCGATTTCTTGCCCATGGGCAGGCTCATTGAACCAAAATACGCTGCCTCGACAAAAGTTCCTATACTCATGTATCATGACATCAGTTACGACAGTCACGATGAATATACGGTTACACCGTCGATGTTTGCCGCGCAGATGGAATGGCTATATTCCAACGGGTACCAGACAGTCGCATTCTCGGAAATTGACCGCTTGATAAAGGGCGAATTCCGGAAGCCTATTATCATCACTTTTGATGACGGATACGCATCTTATGGCAGTTATGCCTTTCCGTTTATGCAACGCTACAAATTTAAAGCTACAATCAACGCCATCGGCAATTCAGTGGGCTCTTATGTTACTTATGGTAAAAACAGGCCCGCGCTCAGTTGGGATGAATATCGCTATTATGTGAACACAGGACTTCTGGAAGTTGGTTGTCATACTTTTGCACTCCACGAATATGGATATCAAAGTAAATGGCGCGAATTTGAAGATAAATTACCAGGAGATCTTAAAACATTTCAGAAAATATATACTGAAAAGCTGGGCAAACCGGCACAAGTCATTGCATGGCCGTATGGTTTTTATACACCCGGAAGCATCGAGATCGCCAAGCAGGCAGGATTCAAGTATATTCTTGGTTCTGAAAATGCTTTTATGACTTTTCCTTTACAGACTCCCGGTGAAGCGCCTTTCTCAATTTCCGATCTTCCGGTAATATCCCGAATCGTTATTCTCAAAACAGCCGATATTTCCTCGTTGAGTCGGATACTCGAGAAACAGGCATAA
- a CDS encoding DUF362 domain-containing protein: protein MQKLDAIHLLQTRLNIINKPFRPGDRIGIKLHWGERGNRSFLPPDFAKAIIDWIFMNGGHPFVFDTTVLYSGSRRNGKDALVTASLHGFSEEFLGCPVVIADGLDGLDVVSIPAGYRHFETVQVANVFERADGFVIFSHFKGHLASGFGGAVKNLSMGFASRAQKQRMHADVSPTLEPLRCTRCGVCVSVCPVGAACMEDDEYPTYDLETCIGCAQCIGACPEVALRILWDTDETVFQEKLVETAAAVWRLIQGRTVLINALLNITVDCDCLPGKNPLIAPDAGFLTGTHPLGIDEESLRMIGPEPFDRAHPGVPWRRQLSYAREIGFTQ, encoded by the coding sequence GTGCAAAAATTAGACGCGATTCATCTCCTTCAGACGCGATTAAACATCATCAATAAACCTTTTCGTCCCGGTGACCGTATCGGTATTAAACTACACTGGGGAGAGCGGGGCAACCGCAGTTTTCTTCCTCCCGATTTTGCCAAAGCCATAATCGACTGGATCTTTATGAACGGAGGACATCCATTCGTCTTCGATACGACGGTACTGTATTCCGGAAGCCGCAGAAACGGAAAGGATGCGCTTGTAACGGCCTCTCTTCACGGCTTCTCAGAGGAATTTCTCGGTTGCCCGGTCGTGATCGCCGACGGTCTCGACGGACTTGACGTCGTCTCCATCCCCGCCGGTTACCGTCATTTCGAAACGGTTCAGGTTGCGAACGTATTCGAACGGGCCGACGGTTTTGTGATCTTCTCCCACTTCAAGGGGCATTTGGCGTCGGGATTTGGAGGCGCCGTCAAGAACCTCTCCATGGGCTTCGCTTCCCGTGCTCAGAAACAGCGCATGCATGCCGATGTTTCTCCCACGCTGGAACCGTTGCGCTGCACGCGATGCGGCGTCTGCGTCTCGGTTTGCCCCGTTGGCGCTGCCTGCATGGAAGATGACGAATATCCGACCTACGATCTGGAAACCTGCATTGGATGCGCCCAATGCATTGGGGCCTGCCCTGAAGTAGCCCTCCGGATCCTCTGGGACACGGATGAGACGGTTTTCCAGGAAAAGCTCGTGGAAACCGCGGCAGCTGTCTGGCGTTTGATCCAGGGCAGGACGGTCCTGATTAACGCCCTTCTCAATATTACCGTCGACTGTGACTGCCTTCCTGGCAAGAACCCGTTGATCGCCCCCGATGCAGGATTCTTGACGGGAACCCATCCTCTCGGAATCGATGAGGAATCTCTTCGGATGATTGGGCCGGAACCCTTCGACCGGGCCCATCCGGGAGTCCCTTGGCGGCGGCAGCTTTCCTATGCCCGAGAGATCGGATTTACCCAATGA